In one window of Meiothermus sp. DNA:
- a CDS encoding ABC transporter permease: MMLSFLVKRSLDLLFVLFGVSVLVFLMIRLIPGDAVQIMLGANTEITPEGLAALREKLGLNKPIFVQYWDWLSAALRGDLGQSIWTGRPISEEILQRLPITLELTVLSLVIAIGLAIPVGVLTAYWRNSSAEYLIRLFSITGVTLPSFWLGTLLIFLVFKLAPGWQSLGYVPFSQDPWGHLSRLVLPVVTLSLPMLAGLSRVLRSSLLDVLNQDYIRTARSKGLSERVVLYKHALRNAMIPLVTVIGIQVGYLFGGAIVVEQVFAIPGMGRLILGAINERNYPLIQGAILLVTTAFVLINLLVDLIYAKLDPRVEYA, encoded by the coding sequence ATGATGCTTTCCTTTCTTGTCAAACGCTCGCTCGACCTCCTGTTCGTGTTGTTTGGGGTCTCGGTGCTGGTTTTCCTGATGATTCGGCTCATCCCCGGCGATGCCGTGCAGATCATGCTGGGGGCCAACACCGAGATTACCCCCGAAGGGCTTGCCGCCCTGCGTGAAAAGCTGGGGTTGAACAAGCCCATCTTCGTGCAGTACTGGGACTGGCTCAGCGCCGCCCTGCGCGGTGACCTGGGGCAAAGTATCTGGACAGGCAGGCCCATCAGCGAAGAGATCTTGCAGCGCTTGCCCATCACCCTGGAACTGACCGTCCTTTCCCTGGTTATCGCCATCGGGCTGGCCATTCCGGTAGGGGTGTTGACGGCGTACTGGCGGAACTCGAGCGCAGAATACCTCATCCGGCTCTTTTCCATTACCGGGGTGACCCTGCCCTCCTTCTGGCTGGGCACTTTGCTCATCTTTCTGGTGTTCAAGCTGGCCCCCGGCTGGCAGAGCCTGGGCTACGTACCTTTCAGCCAAGACCCCTGGGGGCACCTCTCCCGGCTGGTGCTACCGGTCGTCACCCTTTCCCTGCCCATGCTGGCGGGTCTGAGCCGGGTACTGCGCTCTTCACTGCTGGATGTGCTAAATCAGGACTACATCCGCACTGCCCGATCCAAGGGGCTCTCCGAGCGGGTGGTGCTCTACAAACACGCCCTGCGCAACGCCATGATTCCCCTGGTCACCGTGATTGGGATTCAGGTGGGCTATCTCTTTGGGGGCGCCATTGTGGTAGAGCAGGTGTTTGCCATTCCAGGGATGGGTCGCCTGATTTTAGGAGCCATCAACGAGCGCAACTACCCGCTGATCCAGGGTGCCATCCTGCTGGTTACCACGGCTTTTGTGCTGATTAACCTGCTGGTAGACCTGATCTACGCCAAGCTCGACCCAAGGGTGGAGTACGCATGA
- a CDS encoding ABC transporter substrate-binding protein has translation MKGRRFGFLMALILAMGWSFAQTPVRGGTLQIGADASPSGLDPHVATAFASFIVTGQIYEGLTEIDERLRPRPALAESWTVSPDGLTYTFKVRSGVTFHDGKPLTAGDIAFSINRVRDPKTGSPIASRVNLIKDVRATSPTQLVVELSQPFAPMLIELANIAVMSEEYVKAGNDMQRRPMGTGPFAFKEWVPDTYILLERHPRYWRQGRPYLDALRYNIVPDAATRQVGLASGTYQFLPNIDPSLAVTLRNTPNVKLITTQDLAYSLIGMNVSRKPFDNPKVREALNYALNRQQIVQAVYFGNGTPAGPLGLRSWASPQSAFPCYSTNPARARELLAQAGYPNGVDFGMIVIGSNKTVVDAAQVVQQQLAQAGFRARVEVLEQGKFIQEWRNSNFDTFASINGGNADPDGYLFRTFSTGGSTNVFKYSNPTVDRLLNQGRTTVNDEARRPIYARLQVELACQGPIAHLVYGTLFSAARENVQGFKPIPTRSLIYLRDTWLAR, from the coding sequence ATGAAAGGTCGCAGGTTTGGTTTCTTAATGGCCTTGATATTGGCAATGGGGTGGTCTTTTGCCCAGACCCCGGTACGAGGCGGCACGCTGCAAATAGGGGCGGATGCCTCTCCCTCGGGTCTCGACCCCCACGTGGCCACGGCTTTTGCTTCGTTCATCGTGACCGGCCAGATCTACGAGGGTCTTACCGAAATTGACGAGCGTTTACGGCCCCGCCCCGCCCTGGCCGAGTCCTGGACGGTTAGCCCGGACGGCCTGACCTACACCTTCAAGGTGCGCTCGGGGGTCACCTTCCACGACGGCAAGCCCCTAACCGCCGGGGATATCGCTTTCTCCATCAACCGCGTGCGCGACCCCAAGACCGGCTCCCCCATCGCCAGCCGGGTCAACCTGATCAAGGATGTGCGGGCAACCTCCCCCACCCAGCTGGTTGTCGAGCTTTCCCAGCCGTTTGCCCCCATGCTCATTGAGTTGGCAAACATTGCAGTAATGTCGGAAGAGTACGTCAAGGCGGGCAACGACATGCAGCGCAGGCCCATGGGCACGGGGCCCTTTGCCTTCAAGGAATGGGTGCCCGATACCTACATCCTGCTCGAGCGCCATCCCCGCTACTGGCGGCAGGGGCGGCCCTACCTGGATGCCCTGCGCTACAACATTGTTCCTGATGCAGCAACCCGCCAGGTTGGCCTGGCCAGCGGCACCTATCAGTTCCTGCCCAACATTGACCCCTCGCTGGCCGTGACCCTGCGCAACACCCCCAACGTCAAGCTCATCACCACCCAGGATCTGGCCTACAGCCTGATTGGCATGAACGTCTCGCGCAAACCCTTCGACAACCCCAAAGTACGCGAGGCCCTCAACTATGCCCTCAACCGCCAGCAGATTGTGCAGGCGGTCTACTTTGGTAACGGCACACCCGCCGGGCCCCTGGGGCTGCGCTCCTGGGCTTCGCCGCAGAGCGCCTTCCCCTGTTACAGCACCAACCCTGCGCGGGCCAGGGAACTGCTGGCCCAGGCAGGCTACCCCAATGGCGTGGACTTTGGCATGATCGTGATCGGCTCCAACAAAACCGTGGTGGATGCCGCTCAGGTGGTGCAGCAGCAGCTCGCCCAGGCCGGCTTCCGCGCCAGGGTCGAGGTGTTGGAGCAAGGCAAGTTTATACAGGAGTGGCGCAACTCCAACTTCGATACTTTTGCTTCCATCAATGGCGGTAACGCCGACCCCGACGGCTATCTGTTTCGTACCTTCTCCACCGGCGGCTCGACCAACGTTTTCAAGTACTCCAACCCCACGGTAGACCGCCTGCTCAACCAGGGCCGCACCACCGTAAACGACGAAGCCCGCCGCCCCATCTATGCCCGTTTGCAAGTAGAGCTGGCCTGCCAGGGGCCCATCGCGCACCTGGTCTACGGCACACTGTTCTCCGCCGCCCGCGAAAACGTGCAGGGCTTCAAGCCCATTCCCACCCGCTCGCTCATCTACCTGCGCGATACCTGGTTGGCTCGGTAA
- a CDS encoding PolC-type DNA polymerase III, with the protein MKLWPFSKSPAWNEVIYWALDLETSGLSHDDQILSVGMVPIRKGIIEFGAHYYSLVRPIRPGALSAEGIKAHHILPGELDSAPPLEQVLEEIKARIGHGALLLHYSSVDLSFLQRYFHATGKPWVRPVVVDTVVLLARLGERRRQLEPHAKPFPTGLAAARATFGLPGHLEHHALWDALATAELFLVLRHELQARTLRQLI; encoded by the coding sequence ATGAAGCTCTGGCCTTTTTCCAAAAGCCCTGCCTGGAACGAGGTTATCTACTGGGCTCTGGATCTGGAGACGAGCGGACTTAGCCACGACGATCAGATTCTTTCCGTGGGCATGGTGCCCATCCGCAAGGGCATCATCGAGTTTGGCGCACACTATTACAGCCTGGTTCGTCCCATAAGACCCGGTGCGCTCTCCGCCGAAGGCATCAAGGCCCATCACATCCTGCCCGGGGAGCTGGACAGCGCCCCTCCACTCGAACAGGTGCTCGAGGAAATCAAGGCACGTATCGGTCACGGTGCCCTGCTGCTGCACTATAGCTCGGTGGATTTGAGTTTTTTGCAGCGATACTTCCACGCCACTGGCAAGCCCTGGGTCAGGCCGGTGGTGGTGGATACGGTGGTCTTGCTGGCCCGACTGGGCGAACGGCGCAGGCAGCTCGAGCCGCATGCCAAGCCCTTCCCCACAGGGCTGGCAGCCGCCAGGGCCACATTTGGCCTGCCAGGACATCTGGAACACCACGCGCTTTGGGATGCCCTGGCAACGGCCGAGCTTTTTCTGGTACTCCGCCATGAACTCCAGGCACGCACCCTGCGGCAGCTCATTTGA
- a CDS encoding ABC transporter permease, whose product MTLTWQKTLWPLLRNPLGLLGLLLTLVVVLCALLAPTLAPYSPVEQNILTRLSGPTSAHWLGTDQFGRDLLSRILFGFRNSLMVAFSSVFIAVLVGTLLGVSAAYVGGWYDRVVMRLMDVLLAFPIILLAIGIIAMLGPSQWNAALAIGIVYIPTFARLTRGPALVVRNTDYVQAAIAIGASNRRVILQHILPNLASVVLVQTTLALSTAILVESSLAFLGLGTQPPNPSLGQMLSEGRAYLTLSPWTSVFSGLAILVASLGFNLLGDTLRDTLDPRLRGH is encoded by the coding sequence ATGACCCTCACCTGGCAAAAAACCCTTTGGCCCCTATTGCGCAATCCACTGGGTTTGCTGGGGCTCTTACTGACCCTGGTGGTCGTGCTCTGTGCCCTGCTCGCCCCTACCCTGGCCCCCTATAGCCCCGTCGAGCAAAATATCCTGACCCGGCTTTCCGGCCCCACCAGCGCCCACTGGCTTGGCACCGACCAGTTTGGGCGCGACCTTCTTTCCCGCATCCTCTTTGGCTTTCGCAACTCCTTGATGGTGGCCTTCAGTTCGGTGTTCATTGCGGTGCTGGTGGGCACCTTGTTGGGGGTCTCGGCGGCGTATGTGGGCGGCTGGTACGACCGCGTGGTCATGCGCCTGATGGATGTGCTCCTGGCTTTCCCAATTATCCTTCTGGCCATTGGCATCATCGCCATGCTGGGGCCCAGCCAGTGGAACGCAGCCCTGGCCATTGGCATCGTCTACATCCCCACTTTTGCCCGCCTGACCCGGGGGCCAGCTCTGGTGGTTCGCAACACCGATTATGTACAGGCAGCCATAGCCATTGGCGCCAGCAATCGCCGCGTCATCCTGCAGCATATTTTGCCCAACCTGGCCTCGGTGGTTCTGGTGCAAACCACCCTGGCCCTTTCCACCGCCATTCTGGTGGAGTCCTCGCTGGCCTTTTTGGGACTGGGAACCCAGCCGCCCAACCCCTCGCTGGGCCAGATGCTATCCGAGGGCCGCGCCTACCTGACGCTATCTCCCTGGACCTCGGTGTTTTCGGGGCTGGCCATTCTGGTGGCTTCGCTCGGATTTAATCTGCTGGGAGACACCCTACGCGATACCCTTGACCCTCGGCTGCGGGGGCATTAG